The Calliphora vicina chromosome 3, idCalVici1.1, whole genome shotgun sequence genome contains a region encoding:
- the sff gene encoding serine/threonine-protein kinase BRSK1 has protein sequence MQKENNTTIENCQYVGPYRLEKTLGKGQTGLVKLGVHCVTGKKVAIKIINREKLSESVLMKVEREIAIMKLIDHPHVLGLSDVYENKKYLYLILEHVSGGELFDYLVKKGRLTPKEARKFFRQIISALDFCHSHSICHRDLKPENLLLDEKNNIKIADFGMASLQPAGSMLETSCGSPHYACPEVIRGEKYDGRKADVWSCGVILYALLVGALPFDDDNLRQLLEKVKRGVFHIPHFVPPDCQSLLRGMIEVNPERRLTLAEINRHPWVTAGGKGELELELPMMEVVQTHVIPAASAVDPDVLNAICSLGCFKEKEKLIQELLSSTHNTEKVIYFLLLDRKRRRPALEDDEEIAQKSRSELEAADPPRKRLDTCRINGTNSTSYGQISEGSPLTPRRQAFNFRSYSSTRNHQRRSPTSVSTMRSSSYHSPTRCNSPISSAQQQANVLSRPSSPASSSGHSSRHSTYGDRERSSSVHHTPSSRTTSHSSQAGVDGHSSGSSNEVVSRELRERRESRNERSSTVQTSCVPGSPGGNSATVHQRANSGPTIAISMFHDPEANNVMNPTTSPLMNNSTAAITGSPCNAPGGQLWKTRLTNIKNSFLGSPRFHRRKLQVSADEVHLTPESSPELTKRSWFGNLITTEKDETFTILVKGKPIATVKAHLIHAFLSMAELSHSVVSPSSFRVEYKRNGNGPVMFQRHVKFQVDISAICKQGDVADMLFALTFTLLSGNIRRFRRICEHIQSQVCSKRFPGPSSPPTVPTVTQAVSESSSCGSVSSERLSYKRQQIENDTENDSIFTYKSGNSRRSSATNNNNANPIDIPGSPIAVRSNSESAEQERSRDMQSERQATTMSGSAIA, from the exons GTTGAACGTGAAATAGCTATTATGAAATTAATTGATCATCCACATGTACTCGGTCTAAGTGATGtctatgagaataaaaaatatttatatttaatacttGAACATGTATCGGGTGGTGAATTGTTTGattatttggtgaaaaaaggACGTTTAACACCTAAAGAAGCACGCAAATTTTTCCGCCAAATAATCTCAGCTTTAGACTTTTGCCACTCACATTCAATATG tcATCGAGATTTGAAACCTGAAAATTTATTACTagacgaaaaaaataatataaaaattgctgATTTTGGTATGGCCTCTTTGCAACCGGCTGGTTCGATGTTGGAAACATCATGTGGCTCACCGCATTATGCCTGTCCAGAGGTTATCAGG ggtGAAAAATATGATGGACGTAAAGCGGATGTTTGGTCTTGTGGTGTCATCCTTTACGCACTTTTAGTCGGCGCTCTGCCGTTCGACGATGACAATTTACGACAACTATTGGAAAAAGTCAAAAGGGGTGTGTTCCATATACCACACTTTGTGCCACCCGATTGTCAAAGTCTGCTGCGTGGTATGATAGAAGTAAATCCAGAACGTCGACTAACG TTGGCTGAAATAAATCGCCATCCATGGGTTACAGCTGGTGGTAAGGGTGAATTGGAATTGGAGCTACCCATGATGGAGGTGGTTCAGACGCATGTTATACCTGCTGCCTCGGCTGTGGATCCTGATGTTTTAAATGCCATTTGTTCCTTGGGttgttttaaggaaaaggaaaaACTTATACAAGAACTATTGAGTTCAAC ACACAATACCGaaaaagttatatattttttgttattggatcGTAAACGCAGACGTCCAGCTTTAGAAGATGATGAAGAAATCGCTCAAAAATCTCGCAGTGAACTAGAGGCCGCCGATCCTCCTCGAAAACGTTTAGATACATGCCGTATTAATGGTACAAACTCTACTAGTTATGGCCAAATATCTGAAGGGTCTCCGCTGACGCCTAGAAGACAAGCTTTCAA CTTCCGATCCTATAGTAGTACACGTAATCACCAAAGACGTTCTCCTACATCGGTTTCTACGATGCGTTCTTCTTCATATCATAGTCCAACACGATGCAATTCTCCGATTAGTTCGGCCCAGCAACAGGCTAATGTTTTGTCCAGACCTTCGTCGCCGGCCTCGTCGTCGGGTCATTCGTCGCGCCACTCGACGTATGGCGATAGAGAGCGATCATCATCGGTACATCATACTCCTAGCAGTCGGACCACGTCACACTCGTCGCAGGCCGGTGTTGATGGTCACAGTAGTGGAAGTAGCAATGAGGTTGTGTCTCGTGAGCTGCGAGAACGAAGAGAATCACGCAACGAACGTTCATCTACAGTACAAACTAGTTGTGTTCCCGGTAGTCCTGGTGGTAATTCTGCAACAGTTCATCAGAGGGCCAATTCTGGACCCACAATTGCCATAAGTATGTTTCACGATCCGGAAGCCAATAATG TTATGAATCCTACAACATCGCCTTTGATGAATAATAGTACTGCTGCCATTACCGGTTCGCCATGCAATGCTCCCGGTGGACAACTGTGGAAAACTAGACTTACCAACATTAAGAATAGTTTCTTAGGTAGTCCACGCTTTCATCGAAGAAAACTTCAgg TTTCAGCTGATGAGGTTCATTTAACGCCTGAATCGTCACCAGAACTGACCAAACGCTCATGGTTTGGCAATCTAATCACAACAGAAAAAGATGAAACCTTTACGATTTTGGTTAAGGGAAAGCCCATTGCCACAGTTAAGGCCCATTTAATTCATGCATTTTTGTCG ATGGCGGAATTATCGCACAGCGTGGTTTCTCCATCGTCATTTCGTGTTGAGTATAAACGCAACGGCAATGGACCGGTCATGTTTCAGCGGCATGTTAAATTTCAg gTTGATATTAGTGCTATTTGTAAACAGGGAGATGTGGCGGACATGTTATTTGCTCTAACATTTACACTATTATcgg GTAATATAAGACGATTCCGTCGAATTTGTGAACACATACAATCTCAGGTATGTTCGAAACGTTTTCCGGGACCCAGTAGTCCGCCTACTGTACCAACCGTTACACAAGCAGTATCAGAGAGTTCATCGTGTGGCTCCGTATCCAGTGAAAGATTGTCCTACAAACGACAG CAAATTGAAAACGATACAGAAAATGATTCAATATTTACGTACAAATCTGGCAATAGTCGCCGTTCATCGGCCACAAATAACAATAATGCCAATCCTATCGATATACCTGGTAGTCCAATAGCAGTTAGATCCAA TTCCGAATCAGCTGAACAGGAGCGGTCACGTGATATGCAGAGTGAACGTCAGGCGACAACAATGTCCGGGAGTGCAATAGCATGA